One part of the Lotus japonicus ecotype B-129 chromosome 2, LjGifu_v1.2 genome encodes these proteins:
- the LOC130738088 gene encoding protein SRC2 yields the protein MASRYELETKLSSARGLKNVNWRHGPNKPYAVVWVDPKNKFSTRADENGDTEANWDQTLTIPLPPEPLEDLTLFIDVVHFGSEEDTKPLIGSAKLKLREILDEAGIGDRASRALTLKRPSGRPQGKVDVKVAIKESGYRAPPPGAYYAASPYGVPPAQSRDYSHAPPAYGAPYGAPPQDPYYSAAPPSGYPYNAPPQTAAYGGQGYPGQTASYGQGYQGQTASYGGQGYSGQTASYGYTEEKKKSKFGGMGTGLAVGAVAGVLGGIALVEGAEYVEDKIADDAAEKVEDDLGFDGDDGYDGDDF from the coding sequence ATGGCATCACGCTACGAACTCGAAACGAAGCTATCATCAGCTCGCGGCTTGAAGAACGTGAACTGGCGCCACGGCCCAAACAAGCCATACGCCGTCGTGTGGGTCGACCCGAAGAACAAATTCTCGACCAGAGCCGACGAAAACGGCGACACCGAAGCCAATTGGGACCAGACCCTCACGATCCCTCTACCACCGGAGCCGCTTGAAGATCTCACGCTCTTCATCGACGTCGTCCACTTCGGCTCCGAGGAAGACACCAAGCCGCTCATCGGCTCGGCTAAGCTCAAGCTGAGGGAGATTCTCGATGAAGCCGGGATCGGCGATCGAGCCAGCCGCGCCCTCACGCTGAAACGCCCTTCCGGGAGGCCGCAAGGGAAGGTGGACGTGAAGGTGGCGATCAAAGAGTCCGGCTACCGTGCGCCGCCGCCGGGTGCGTATTACGCTGCATCTCCCTACGGCGTTCCTCCTGCTCAGTCGCGTGATTATTCCCATGCTCCGCCGGCGTATGGAGCACCGTACGGTGCTCCGCCGCAGGATCCGTATTACTCCGCCGCGCCGCCGTCGGGGTATCCTTACAATGCGCCGCCGCAGACGGCAGCGTATGGTGGTCAGGGGTATCCTGGTCAAACGGCGTCGTATGGACAGGGGTATCAGGGTCAAACGGCGTCGTATGGTGGACAGGGGTATTCGGGGCAAACGGCGTCGTATGGGTATactgaggagaagaagaagagtaagTTTGGGGGGATGGGGACAGGATTGGCTGTAGGCGCGGTGGCTGGGGTTCTAGGTGGAATCGCATTGGTGGAAGGTGCGGAGTATGTTGAGGATAAGATTGCTGACGATGCTGCGGAAAAAGTTGAAGATGATCTTGGCTTTGATGGAGACGATGGTTACGATGGTGACGATTTCTAA